The proteins below come from a single Burkholderia sp. FERM BP-3421 genomic window:
- a CDS encoding fimbrial protein gives MKLATSTKLISTLLAAAGLSLASAAHASDGTITFTGNVTAGTCKIDGKDAGATTNKSVVLPTVSTGALNTSGAVSGRTGFGFKLTGCAVDSEDSKGNPTKVQVTFENATNVTTDGKLALDKGSVDTPEAKNVVLQILNDKQDPIKVGANSPDQNSQVVSIDSDGTAELNFFAEYLATGAVTGGSANSYVQYSLVYP, from the coding sequence ATGAAACTCGCAACAAGCACCAAACTCATTTCGACGCTCCTGGCCGCGGCGGGGCTCAGCCTCGCATCGGCGGCTCACGCGTCGGACGGCACGATCACGTTCACCGGCAACGTCACGGCCGGAACCTGCAAGATCGATGGCAAGGATGCCGGCGCCACGACGAACAAGTCGGTCGTGCTGCCCACGGTGAGCACGGGCGCGCTGAACACGTCGGGCGCCGTGTCCGGCCGCACCGGGTTCGGCTTCAAGCTGACGGGCTGCGCGGTGGATTCAGAGGACTCGAAGGGCAACCCGACCAAGGTCCAGGTCACGTTCGAAAACGCGACCAACGTGACCACGGACGGCAAGCTGGCGCTCGACAAGGGTTCGGTCGACACGCCCGAAGCCAAGAACGTCGTGCTGCAGATCCTGAACGACAAGCAGGACCCGATCAAGGTCGGCGCGAACTCGCCGGACCAGAACTCGCAGGTCGTCTCGATCGACTCCGACGGTACTGCCGAACTGAACTTCTTCGCCGAATACCTGGCGACGGGCGCGGTAACCGGCGGCTCGGCGAACTCCTACGTCCAGTACTCGCTCGTCTATCCGTAA
- a CDS encoding fimbrial biogenesis chaperone — MNAIAKSLKVIALASVLIASQACASVVISGTRLVFPGDEREATVKLTNEGAAPALVQAWIDNGDAHASPDSINVPFTLTPAMFRMEPQKGQTLRIIYTNEPLPADKESLFWLNVLEIPPKLTGDAARNQLQVAFRSRVKIMYRPKGLPGSALLAPAQVRWQVEHGADGLYALKATNPTPYVVNIGSVQLHSGGQRYDAGAGYVLPGGTQAFPVAKLGAPPAADAKVQFSSINDWGASINNEAPVSMR; from the coding sequence ATGAACGCCATCGCCAAATCGCTCAAGGTCATCGCCCTGGCCTCCGTCTTGATTGCGTCGCAAGCCTGCGCGAGCGTCGTGATCTCCGGCACCCGCCTCGTCTTTCCCGGCGACGAACGCGAAGCGACGGTCAAGCTCACGAACGAAGGCGCGGCTCCCGCGCTGGTCCAGGCCTGGATCGACAACGGCGACGCGCATGCATCGCCTGATTCCATCAACGTGCCGTTCACGCTCACGCCCGCGATGTTCCGGATGGAGCCGCAAAAAGGTCAGACCTTGCGGATCATCTATACGAACGAGCCGCTTCCCGCCGACAAGGAATCGCTGTTCTGGCTCAACGTGCTGGAAATTCCGCCGAAGCTCACCGGCGACGCCGCGCGCAATCAGCTCCAGGTCGCGTTCCGCTCGCGCGTCAAGATCATGTATCGCCCGAAGGGGCTGCCGGGCAGCGCACTCCTGGCGCCGGCACAGGTTCGCTGGCAAGTCGAGCACGGTGCGGACGGCCTCTACGCACTCAAGGCGACCAACCCGACGCCCTATGTCGTCAACATCGGCAGCGTGCAGCTCCATTCCGGCGGCCAGCGCTACGACGCCGGCGCCGGCTACGTGCTCCCCGGCGGCACGCAGGCATTCCCGGTCGCGAAGCTTGGCGCGCCGCCCGCCGCGGACGCGAAGGTCCAGTTCAGCAGCATCAACGACTGGGGGGCATCGATCAACAATGAAGCCCCCGTATCGATGCGGTAG